The following coding sequences lie in one Spirosoma sp. KUDC1026 genomic window:
- a CDS encoding ABC transporter permease, whose protein sequence is MIKNYLKIAWRNLLHNKVFSLINLLGLSIGIASCLLIFLFIMNEYSVDQFHRNRASIYRVMRNFNEEGKAVSVAYLSGPYGPALLNDFKGQISRAVRVRQTNALVTSQNRSFYERKVIDADPDFFRLSSFPLLKGDPATALTNPGSVVLTESTARKYFGSVDNAVGQLIKLDKNLPLNVTGIAQDVPTNSHLSFDLVVPLANYRAESYMTQWVNNNVFTYVQLAPSASLAQIERSLPGFMQKYMGPVMKQFGFRFSLSLTPLRDIYFEQGAFDGLKHGDKNVVYLFLSIAALILLVACINFMNLSTVRAMERSREIGVRKVLGAVKQHLVWQFIGESVLLTTLSCGLAVGLVALTLPAYAQLLGQPIQLTAYALPITLFLIGIIVVTGFLAAIRPLYWRLSRPYRR, encoded by the coding sequence ATGATCAAGAACTATCTCAAAATCGCCTGGCGCAACCTGCTTCATAACAAGGTATTTTCGCTTATCAACCTGCTGGGTTTGTCGATTGGTATTGCCAGTTGTCTGCTGATTTTTCTGTTCATCATGAACGAGTACAGCGTCGACCAGTTTCACCGGAACCGGGCGTCGATTTATCGCGTCATGCGGAACTTCAACGAAGAAGGAAAGGCCGTATCAGTCGCTTATCTGTCGGGGCCGTACGGACCCGCGCTACTGAACGATTTCAAGGGGCAGATTAGCCGGGCCGTGCGCGTACGCCAGACGAATGCACTGGTGACGAGTCAGAACAGGTCGTTCTACGAACGAAAAGTCATTGATGCCGACCCTGATTTTTTCCGGTTATCCTCGTTTCCGCTGCTCAAAGGCGACCCCGCGACGGCGCTTACCAATCCGGGCAGTGTAGTACTGACGGAGTCGACGGCGCGCAAATACTTTGGTAGCGTCGACAACGCCGTCGGTCAGCTGATCAAACTCGACAAGAACCTGCCGCTGAACGTAACGGGCATCGCGCAGGACGTACCGACCAATTCGCACCTGAGCTTCGATCTGGTGGTGCCGCTTGCCAACTACAGGGCCGAATCGTACATGACGCAGTGGGTCAACAACAATGTGTTCACCTATGTACAGCTGGCTCCTTCGGCCAGTCTGGCGCAGATCGAACGTAGCCTGCCGGGCTTCATGCAGAAATACATGGGCCCTGTGATGAAGCAGTTCGGTTTCCGCTTCTCCCTGTCGCTGACCCCGTTGCGCGACATTTATTTTGAACAGGGAGCGTTTGATGGCCTGAAGCACGGCGATAAAAATGTGGTGTATCTGTTTCTGTCGATTGCCGCACTGATTCTGCTGGTGGCCTGCATCAATTTCATGAACCTCAGTACGGTTCGGGCGATGGAGCGCTCGCGCGAGATTGGCGTTCGGAAGGTATTGGGCGCCGTCAAACAGCATCTGGTGTGGCAGTTTATCGGCGAATCGGTGCTGCTGACTACGCTTTCCTGCGGGCTGGCCGTCGGACTGGTGGCACTGACGCTACCGGCCTATGCCCAACTGCTGGGCCAGCCGATTCAGCTAACGGCCTACGCGCTGCCGATTACCCTGTTTCTGATCGGGATCATCGTCGTAACCGGTTTTCTGGCAGCTATCCGGCCTTTGTACTGGCGGCTTTCTCGCCCATACAGGCGCTGA
- a CDS encoding ABC transporter permease yields the protein MLGMAIVTRQLHYLKHKELGYNSAQTMVIPIQNEDIYNFLTQRKGDLLSQSHVSNVSLMSGEPGGYFDAQMFDVEGHDERWRGRTEFVDFDYVKTLGLKVIAGRDLSPAFPTDSTQALLLNRTAAAKLGWTPQQAIGKWLKNTLHDSTRQIVVGVVEDFNFLSLREHIEPLVISPDDDQRVGLVRLKPGDVQAGVEAVAALYAKTKPAYPFEYRFLDEQFDQLYQTNLRQQTILGIFAGLAIFIACLGLFGLASFLARQRTKEIGVRKVLGASVVSVVALLSKDFLKLVLLAIVVASPLAYYGMNRWLQNFAYRVEMSWWVFAMAGLVAIGVALLTISVQSIRAALVNPVKSLRSE from the coding sequence ATGCTGGGTATGGCCATTGTGACGCGCCAATTGCATTACCTCAAACACAAAGAACTGGGCTACAACAGCGCCCAAACGATGGTTATTCCCATCCAGAACGAGGACATCTACAACTTTCTCACCCAGCGCAAAGGCGACCTGTTAAGTCAAAGTCATGTGTCGAACGTGTCGCTGATGTCGGGCGAGCCGGGCGGCTATTTCGACGCGCAGATGTTCGACGTAGAAGGGCATGATGAGCGCTGGCGGGGCCGTACTGAGTTCGTCGATTTCGATTATGTGAAAACGCTGGGTCTGAAAGTAATCGCCGGGCGGGATTTGTCGCCAGCCTTCCCGACCGATAGTACGCAGGCGCTTTTGCTGAATCGCACGGCAGCGGCCAAACTGGGCTGGACACCGCAGCAGGCCATTGGCAAATGGCTGAAGAACACCCTGCATGACAGCACACGTCAGATTGTTGTTGGCGTGGTCGAGGATTTTAATTTCCTGTCACTCCGCGAGCATATCGAGCCGCTGGTTATTTCGCCCGACGACGATCAGCGGGTAGGGCTGGTTCGGCTGAAACCCGGCGACGTGCAGGCTGGTGTCGAAGCTGTTGCGGCCCTCTATGCCAAAACGAAGCCTGCCTATCCGTTTGAATACCGGTTTCTGGATGAGCAGTTCGATCAGCTGTACCAGACCAACCTGCGGCAGCAGACCATTCTGGGCATCTTTGCGGGGCTGGCTATTTTCATTGCCTGCCTGGGTTTGTTTGGGCTGGCGTCGTTCCTGGCCCGGCAGCGTACCAAAGAAATTGGCGTTCGGAAAGTACTGGGCGCATCGGTGGTGAGCGTGGTGGCCCTGCTCTCTAAAGATTTCCTGAAACTGGTACTCTTGGCTATCGTGGTTGCCAGTCCGCTGGCTTACTACGGCATGAATCGCTGGCTGCAAAACTTCGCCTACCGGGTCGAGATGTCGTGGTGGGTGTTTGCTATGGCGGGACTGGTAGCTATCGGCGTCGCCTTACTGACGATCAGTGTTCAAAGTATCCGGGCCGCCCTGGTCAACCCCGTTAAATCCTTACGTTCCGAATAA